The Artemia franciscana chromosome 9, ASM3288406v1, whole genome shotgun sequence region gatataaattattttattactataGGCACAGTTTCTCAGTGCAGTGACGCgtggtaaattttattattattattatattatgaaaaacaaattaagcatTTCATACCTCTaattgagttttgttttatggGGCGCATATAACGACATAACGCGGCGCTGGGGACAGCACACTTAATGTTTTTCCATGTGACACGCGAGACAGAATATTGGGTAGCGCGAATTTTTTGGTCTTTAGGCAGGAATACAGTTTTAATGCAATTTTCTAGTTTGGTGAGGCCTTATCTTATAAGGAAGAAGGTTccgatagatatttttttttgaatttcctttTAGGTATAACCTGAAGATTACAAGGGTTTATTATACCCAAGTTTACGACCTGTCATTTCGGCTCATAAATAACGTTTATTTTGACTTTCCAGATCCTTATAATTGAAAGGTTTATTTGAATACATTAGGGGGAACATAcaaaaatgtcattttctttgtttttgaactGATTGCTATTTAGATTATACACAATGTATTACATTGTAAGCTGATACATGCATTTTCTTTAACAGGGTAAGGCTAGTTGTGATCTTAATCTTAAGGGTTCAACTTTATTGGGATTTATCGTAATTCTGTAAGTTCTTTCGTTTTTCATTCCTTGTTCGGTTGTTAAGTTGGAaacaccatattttttttagctaagcgtggtatataaatatattttatgaacaaaatgcTTACCAATTATAGTTACTTTGTTTTGAAGTGTGTTCAAAGTATGGATCTTCCTATGAATCTATGTAGATTTTGGACAAGGTAAGAGGTTGTATtttgttaaatgtattttttacttttaaaattaatgaaaaaagaaaaattatttttataacgcGCTATAGTCATAGCAATAGTCCAGAGCTCCGCCTTGTTTCTCAATGTGCAATAGTTATCACCAGGGCtccgccttcttttttcctaAGCCAATCAAATCTTATCGATAATTAGGCTGTAttggtgagaaaaaaaattgatctaaTTGgaggaaattgaaaaattgaattagtaaaattatatatatatatatatatatatatatatatatatatatatatatatatatatatatatatatatatatatatatatatatatatatatatatatatatatatatatatatatatatatatatatatatatttatatatatagttatatatatatatatatatatatatattttttcttctttattatcTTAAGGGCTCAAAAGGCTAAGTTTTGAGTGTTCTAATTTTCTATAGAAGGAACCTTTGGACAAAATATTATCATCACAGGTCGTTGTATTTCAGTTGGGGTATATTCTTACTCTTATCTATAATGACCAGTAGAATTCTGACAAGATCAGCAGTTTTGGTAGTTTTAGACATATTGAAATGACTCTAGGCATATAGGTAAAGATTGTTTTATGGTGGCTTATTATCTAGTATTGTTAGTGTCAGTAagcgtaatttatttttaaaattattaccttaaaaacatattttctgtTTCGTTCCCTTTTTCTCTTCCAGAAACGTTTTTTCCAAACTCAGTTGCATTTAGGGGCTTTCTGTCCGAATATTATTTCTGATATTATTTCATAATAATTCTCTTTGCTTTTTGGCCCGGTCATTGATAATAGCTGTATACTTTGCACTAGTTCCCTTCCAAATCCCATGTTTTTAAAGTCGGATGATAGGGAGGGGTGAAGTTTTCTTGCCTCTTTCCTTAGcttgtttacttttcttatgTCTACTAACGTTAAATGTGGCTTCCAGCTTTCTTGATTTGCGAGTTGTACATcgcttttggtaatttctttagtaatttctGCTAAAACTGGATCTAAGCGTGCCTTAACTATATTTTCGTTATCTAACTTTGCGTATAGAATTTTTTCAAGGAATTCTTCGATgccttgaaaatcaagatataGTTGTTCATTGTAAATTCTTGCTGATATTTATATACGGCCTTTACGAAAGCATTACTTGCGAGTTCAACTTCGCTACTATATTTTAGGAGTGAGAATTTTAACGTTAGATGGAAGGAGCTTTGTTTGATTAAGGCCTTTGCTAAGGTTGGTTCTTTTTCCATTATATGATTTTGCAAAATTGAAGCATTAATCCTTATTTGAGCGTTTTTAATTTGGACGGTGAGAAAGTAATTTGGTTGAGGTTCTTTCATTATTCTAGATCTTTTGACAagtccaatttaaaaaaaattaagttgggTTATTTTAATGATAGTTAGGTAGAATTAAAcatattttcataaacatttTCAAGGGATTGGCCGTGTGATTAATCAGGGGTTCAAAGGTTTCTGCTACACTTGATTTTATAATTACTTGGAATATTAAAAATTGGCCCACTTTTGATTTTGGAATGCGACCTGACCAAAAAGTTAATTCAGTTAATTGACTGTTATTTTCAGAGTTATCTTCAGCGAACATTAGGTATTGTTGTAAACATTTAGGTAGTTGAAGGTCAATCAAGGTATACTTTATATTTGCCTTCCGCATAAGAAGACGGACGTGCTTTCTGCAATCTTCTTTTAAAGTTAGATGTGTTGACACACtacagattattttgaaaattaatgttttatgGAAAAATAAGGGATCTTTACAGCTTATTAATTTTTCGAATATGATTACATCTGTTTGAGGTGCTATTTTTGACGCAAAATGTTCGTCGCATGTGCTACAGATaatgattattttctttaattcatcATAGTCCCGCTCATGAAGGTGGAATTGCCGACCGTTTCCTATTAAATTACTTGCTGAGTAATgagttttttaatctttgtaaATGCTGTATAGTATATTTGGTTCCTCTAAtatgacatttttattttttcttattagtattGATAAAAATCTTAGGGGCCATATGACCATAAAGCCTTCTTCGTTATAAATTCTCCAGAAGTTTTTGCGAATCAATCTTGCTATTAGaggatatttttttgggggggggggtttgttaAGTAGGGTCGTAAAATTCAAAGACGCAAGTCGTTGTTTACAATGGAAGTCTTCTCTTCTTATTTTACGTGAAAAGGAACAGAATAAcaagatgaataaaattttcgttattaaattattactaaGGACTATAGGAACTTCAAGTAGAAGGTAGAGGGTTTGGTAAcgtaaattttttgttgcatCCTTAACGGCAGTTTCTAAATCTTTTTCCAATAATTCGTGGTCAATTTTAGACAAGTTTGGCAAACTTTGGGTTTTATACGGAAACCAAGATGTTCGGTTTTTGGGGTATCTAGGAGGAGTTGTCCTCTTTTTTACATCTAAACTTTCCCAACTCTTCAACCCGGTAAGGTTTGGATTACTTAAGGTTCTTTTTAATGAcattattttcatcaatatctgTTAGTTAAAGCAAGTTTGTTAGTTAATTAGCGGTTACCTGATTGACACCGGTTTCTTCTAGAATTGGGTATGACGTGTTTATTAAGGgtattgattttcctttttcacagccaaccaaatttttcttttaatttaatcagtCCCCCTTtgtctaaaaattagaaaatttacatCAAGAGTTTGACAATAGCTTGCTGAAACAC contains the following coding sequences:
- the LOC136031555 gene encoding A-kinase anchor protein 7-like is translated as MEKEPTLAKALIKQSSFHLTLKFSLLKYSSEVELASIEEFLEKILYAKLDNENIVKARLDPVLAEITKEITKSDVQLANQESWKPHLTLVDIRKVNKLRKEARKLHPSLSSDFKNMGFGRELVQSIQLLSMTGPKSKENYYEIISEIIFGQKAPKCN